The Larimichthys crocea isolate SSNF unplaced genomic scaffold, L_crocea_2.0 scaffold314, whole genome shotgun sequence region AAAGATAgtgtactgtaaacaaacaaacattctgtgtgtgtgttgattgtgGAGGAATAAAAATACCTTAGGCAGGGAAGGAGAGTCGCAGGCTGCATCCCTAATGGTCCAAGACGGCCCGGCTGGTGAAGGAGTCTTGGCCATCTGAGAACGCACAACAGCAAAATTAATGACTTAAATGAAACACTTGATTCAGGTAGAGTGATATACAAGTATGAATAACACATGACAGCTCCTACTGTGAGAAGATCcattaacatcatcattcaACTATAGTGATGGTATGtatcagtatatatatttttttagtgaAATAGACATTATccttgagtaaaaaaaaagccaattactgttttcaatagaaaaaaacagtacaaaaacGGTCCATGGAGTGGCAGTTTTAGTGCACTACGTtagaaaaatttaattttaaatttagtGTACTGAAGGCACCTGTCACAGTGTATTTCTTAATATTGAAAAGTCAGCATTTTCCAAAATACCACCTGAGATATTCTGCTAGATGGGGGCCCTCTCACTGCACCACATATAAGAATTTGAGAGAGTTAAGCAAGGAAttttaatacaattttaaaaagttaactTCTCATTCAGCctcagaaagaaacagaatgaTAGAgcagatgaaagagaaaaaaatacctTAGGCGGGGATGGAGAGTCGCAGGCTGCATCCATAATGGTCCAAGACGGTCCGGCTGGTGAAGTAGTCTTGGCCATCTGAgaacacacaacagcaaaatcAGCAAAATGAAGACTTAAATGAAACCCTTGATTCAGGTAGAGTGATATTTACCTTTGAAACTGGTGAAGAGCAGGGGGTTTCTGCATCACCTGATCTCCAGGACGACCTGGCTGGGGGTGATCCAACCAGCTGTTGACAGATGATCACAAACGTATTAAACTACAGACAATGTGGATCTCATTGAAGACACCGTGTATTCTATaaattatcagtgtgtgtcagttgtCGAAAGTAGTTACATACGTTGTTCACTGAAGACTGGTTGCTGTGGGGGGTTCGGTGGTGCTTGGCTGGCGTTGCGGAAGCCACCTGCGccattaaatacaaaacatataNNNNN contains the following coding sequences:
- the LOC109138335 gene encoding polycystic kidney disease protein 1-like 3, coding for MAQVASATPAKHHRTPHSNQSSVNNLVGSPPARSSWRSGDAETPCSSPVSKMAKTTSPAGPSWTIMDAACDSPSPPKMAKTPSPAGPSWTIRDAACDSPSLPKTVWTSTPPTGSWPMSFSSAPTTSHFPAKEVSLSPPQQTNKTGLFQLKHNSSTVKTVEDNVIDGEFLTR